In Streptomyces sp. NBC_00224, the following are encoded in one genomic region:
- a CDS encoding NmrA/HSCARG family protein, which produces MSDNRVIVVTGATGRQGGATARALLSRGWTVHALVRDPDKPEALALKEAGAVLVRGDLDDVASLDAALRGAYGVFSVQTFAGPDGFAGEIRQGEAVAEAAARAGVAHFLYSSVDGADRPGQVKHFASKGAVERHIEALGLPATILRPTFFITNFEHLGPQWVDGELTLTMALAPDTKLQMITPGDIGGIAADAFDTPADYLGRTVEIAADELTGPQLAEAFARTAARPVRFTSQPIEQVRAHSEELAAMFDWFNTVGFKADLATLRAQHPGLTSLEAWLGEYWSAPAAPAFVA; this is translated from the coding sequence ATGTCTGACAACCGCGTCATTGTGGTGACTGGTGCGACCGGCCGACAGGGTGGCGCCACCGCGCGCGCACTGCTGTCTCGCGGCTGGACGGTGCACGCGCTGGTCCGTGATCCGGACAAGCCCGAGGCGCTGGCGCTGAAGGAGGCCGGCGCCGTCCTGGTCCGCGGTGACCTGGACGATGTAGCATCGCTGGATGCGGCCCTGCGTGGCGCGTACGGCGTGTTCAGCGTGCAGACCTTCGCTGGGCCGGATGGCTTCGCCGGCGAAATCCGCCAGGGTGAGGCGGTCGCGGAGGCAGCCGCCCGCGCGGGCGTCGCGCATTTCCTCTACAGCTCCGTCGACGGAGCCGACCGCCCCGGCCAGGTGAAGCATTTCGCGAGCAAGGGCGCAGTCGAGCGGCACATCGAGGCGCTGGGCCTGCCCGCGACGATCCTGCGGCCAACCTTCTTCATCACCAACTTCGAGCACCTGGGCCCCCAGTGGGTGGATGGCGAGCTCACGCTGACGATGGCGCTGGCCCCGGACACGAAGCTCCAGATGATCACCCCGGGCGACATCGGGGGCATCGCCGCCGACGCATTCGACACCCCGGCCGACTACCTGGGGCGCACCGTCGAGATCGCCGCAGACGAACTGACCGGCCCGCAGCTGGCCGAAGCCTTCGCTCGCACCGCAGCCCGTCCGGTCCGCTTCACCTCCCAGCCGATCGAGCAGGTACGCGCCCACAGCGAGGAGCTGGCCGCCATGTTCGACTGGTTCAACACGGTCGGCTTCAAGGCCGACCTGGCGACGCTGCGTGCACAGCACCCCGGGCTGACGTCCCTGGAAGCGTGGCTGGGCGAGTACTGGTCAGCGCCTGCAGCACCGGCCTTCGTAGCCTGA
- a CDS encoding ParB/RepB/Spo0J family partition protein, protein MSKAKDLGAGTSFGQARAVSARRAAIGAATVAPTAGVPDPTELPVGRISQNPDNPREQLRDLDGLADSIREIGLVNAITIASVEAYLRERPDRADDLDPDTRFIVIDGHRRLAAAKLAGVPTVRVSVDNALVSTDEALLEAAFVANVHRDDMNPLEQANALKKLVEFYGSQNRAAKRLGIAQSTISSKLSVLDLTPELQADLVEGRRKVEHVRNLSKYTADQQREQADARATASDERREATRRAAELSRRNSSSMIPDLAPNDSTSAIVALARGQKVELYPQAEPGEAADLSRRDTPPTDPAPSRHDSPAHDADLSRRDTHRADTDLSRRDNSTPDADLSRRDRSEAEPDPVHGSDLPAPRPETNSGPGARPVVKMPWNDGVACAEIAISRMTSAERNRMLERLQEEAAREATRTEPATAD, encoded by the coding sequence GTGAGCAAAGCCAAGGACCTCGGAGCAGGCACGTCGTTCGGCCAGGCCCGGGCCGTCTCCGCCCGGCGCGCCGCGATCGGCGCCGCGACCGTAGCGCCGACCGCCGGCGTCCCCGACCCCACAGAGCTCCCCGTCGGCCGCATCAGCCAGAACCCCGACAACCCGCGCGAGCAACTGCGCGACCTGGACGGCCTGGCCGACAGCATCCGCGAGATCGGCCTCGTCAACGCCATCACCATCGCCTCGGTCGAGGCCTATCTGCGCGAACGCCCCGACCGCGCAGACGACCTCGACCCCGACACCCGCTTCATCGTCATCGACGGCCACCGCCGCCTGGCAGCCGCCAAGCTCGCCGGCGTACCGACCGTCCGGGTCAGCGTCGACAACGCCCTCGTCTCCACGGACGAGGCGCTCCTCGAAGCGGCCTTCGTCGCCAACGTCCACCGCGACGACATGAACCCGCTGGAGCAGGCGAACGCGCTCAAGAAACTCGTCGAGTTCTACGGCTCCCAGAACCGCGCCGCCAAGAGGCTCGGCATCGCCCAGTCCACGATCTCCTCCAAGCTGTCCGTCCTGGACCTGACCCCCGAACTCCAGGCCGACCTGGTCGAGGGCCGCCGCAAGGTCGAGCATGTACGGAACCTGTCCAAGTACACCGCCGACCAGCAGCGCGAACAGGCCGACGCCCGCGCCACCGCCTCGGACGAACGCCGCGAGGCGACCCGACGAGCAGCCGAACTATCACGCCGTAATAGCTCATCGATGATCCCGGACCTCGCACCGAACGACAGCACCTCGGCCATCGTCGCCCTGGCGCGCGGCCAGAAGGTCGAGCTGTACCCCCAGGCCGAACCCGGCGAAGCGGCCGACCTATCACGCCGTGATACCCCACCGACCGACCCCGCCCCATCCCGCCACGACAGCCCTGCACACGACGCCGACCTATCACGCCGTGATACCCACAGGGCCGACACGGACCTATCACGCCGTGATAACTCCACGCCCGATGCCGACCTATCACGCCGTGATAGGTCGGAGGCCGAACCCGACCCCGTCCACGGCAGTGACCTCCCCGCCCCGCGCCCCGAGACCAACTCCGGCCCCGGCGCCCGGCCCGTCGTCAAGATGCCGTGGAACGACGGCGTCGCATGTGCCGAGATCGCGATCTCGCGGATGACCTCCGCGGAGCGCAACCGGATGTTGGAACGGCTCCAGGAAGAGGCGGCCCGAGAAGCCACCAGAACGGAACCGGCAACGGCTGACTGA
- a CDS encoding ParA family protein, translating into MTSPATRSDREKVVSKLPLRLRQELKIRAAQLGVDIQEAVETGITTWRSLGSNLSPIDTSGAESFATFLPATQWTGFRADCKDRGVSLIQGLAQSVQVWLDHHPAPAVRRPAIVRRIVVCNQKGGVGKTAITAGTGEALAEDPTVLMPVRVSKHFAALLDEADDTDTDNGGDRYDPLALEDLPGLGQRVLLVDFDPQGHLTKQLGQEPLPMGGDSLTNHMAGDAKGELRDVIVAIDEDRFGDRLHLLPACTDAFLLDVRLASVRAREAALERALAPVEADYDVILIDCPPSLGLSMDAAAYYGRRRPDEVPGNSGALIVVQAEDSSADAYDLLTSQIEDMRTDLALELDYLGIVVNHYDARRGYIATSSLQSWMDIKDPRVVGVIGDLKEQKEAVRVKRPLLSYAPRCDQSVGLRALAREISK; encoded by the coding sequence ATGACCTCACCTGCCACCAGAAGCGACCGGGAGAAGGTCGTCTCGAAGCTCCCCCTGCGGCTCCGCCAGGAGTTGAAGATCCGCGCGGCACAGCTCGGAGTCGACATCCAGGAAGCCGTCGAGACCGGCATCACGACCTGGCGCAGCCTCGGCTCGAACCTCTCCCCCATCGACACCTCCGGCGCCGAATCGTTCGCCACCTTCCTCCCCGCCACCCAGTGGACCGGCTTCCGCGCCGACTGCAAGGACCGGGGCGTCTCCCTCATCCAGGGCCTCGCCCAGTCCGTACAGGTATGGCTCGACCACCACCCCGCCCCGGCCGTACGGCGGCCCGCGATCGTGCGGCGCATTGTCGTCTGCAACCAGAAGGGCGGCGTGGGCAAGACCGCCATCACCGCCGGGACGGGCGAGGCCCTGGCCGAAGACCCCACCGTCCTCATGCCCGTACGCGTCTCCAAGCACTTCGCCGCCCTCCTCGACGAAGCCGATGACACGGACACGGACAACGGCGGCGACCGCTACGACCCCCTCGCCCTCGAAGACCTGCCCGGCCTCGGCCAGCGCGTCCTGCTCGTCGACTTCGACCCGCAGGGCCACCTCACCAAGCAGCTCGGCCAGGAGCCACTGCCCATGGGCGGGGACTCCCTCACCAACCACATGGCCGGCGACGCCAAGGGCGAGCTGCGCGACGTGATCGTCGCCATCGACGAGGACCGCTTCGGCGACCGCCTCCACCTCCTGCCCGCCTGCACCGACGCCTTCCTCCTCGACGTACGCCTGGCATCGGTACGCGCCCGCGAGGCCGCCCTCGAACGTGCCCTCGCCCCCGTCGAGGCCGACTACGACGTCATCCTCATCGACTGCCCGCCCAGCCTCGGCCTCAGCATGGATGCCGCCGCGTACTACGGGCGCCGCCGCCCCGACGAGGTGCCCGGCAACTCCGGCGCGCTCATCGTCGTCCAGGCCGAGGACAGCAGCGCGGACGCCTACGACCTGTTGACGTCGCAGATAGAGGACATGCGCACCGACCTCGCGCTCGAACTCGACTACCTCGGGATCGTCGTCAACCACTACGACGCCCGGCGCGGGTACATCGCCACCTCCTCCCTCCAGTCCTGGATGGACATCAAGGACCCACGTGTCGTCGGCGTCATCGGAGACCTGAAAGAGCAGAAGGAAGCGGTACGGGTCAAGCGTCCGCTCCTGTCGTACGCCCCGCGCTGCGACCAGTCCGTCGGGCTGCGCGCCCTCGCCCGGGAGATCAGCAAGTGA